In Streptomyces violaceusniger Tu 4113, one DNA window encodes the following:
- the rpsR gene encoding 30S ribosomal protein S18 — MRCARTWCPNCCAWPPGAATGSRSSSCGSRSNPLDKAGSTYIDYKDTELLRKFISDRGKIRGRRVTRVSAQQQRQLARAIKNAREMALLPYGSR, encoded by the coding sequence GCCCGAACTGCTGCGCCTGGCCACCGGGGGCGGCCACCGGCTCGCGGTCGTCGAGCTGTGGCAGTCGGTCGAACCCGCTGGACAAGGCGGGGAGCACCTATATCGACTACAAGGACACCGAGCTGCTGCGGAAGTTCATCTCCGACCGTGGCAAGATACGCGGCCGCCGGGTGACCAGGGTGAGCGCGCAGCAGCAGCGCCAACTGGCCCGCGCCATCAAGAACGCGCGGGAGATGGCGCTGTTGCCCTACGGGTCGCGCTAG